From Paenibacillus sp. FSL H8-0537:
GCAGAGAAAATGTGCATTTCCGCTGCTGCCATAACGGGATTGGCTGATAAGCTATCTGCGGAAGGCAATATTGATCGAGTTAGGGATGAGGAAGATCGCCGCGTCGTATACATCGATATTACTGAGAAAGGGAAAGCTACTCTCGACCAAATATCGGATGATCAAAAAGAGACGCTCGGCATGATGTTAAACTGTCTGGCACCTGAGGACATCGCACATTTAAAACGGATTTTCAAAAAGCTAAACGATCATATGCATAATTAATTCATACCGAATGAGGGGAAGAGATTTAACCTATGGAACATTTATCACAAAAAAGAAAGCTGACCATTATGGTTGCGATTATGTTCGCTATGTTTTTTGCAGCGATCAACCAAACCATCGTCAGTACGGCGATGCCAAGAATTATTGCGGAGCTGCACGGAATGGAGCTGTACACAT
This genomic window contains:
- a CDS encoding MarR family transcriptional regulator, with the protein product MPSKEDVVELSTMFKLIMKNANSEWNKRMQGNMSLSQFKLLYWLKQDGQQRVSDLAEKMCISAAAITGLADKLSAEGNIDRVRDEEDRRVVYIDITEKGKATLDQISDDQKETLGMMLNCLAPEDIAHLKRIFKKLNDHMHN